TCATGGCATTCTGTCAAAGTTTCATGACTGAATTATGCAAATACATCGGAGCAGACACAGATGTACCTGCAGGAGATATCGGAGTAGGTGGCCGAGAAATCGGATTCTTATTCGGACAATACAAAAGAATTAGAGGATTATACGAAGGAGTATTGACTGGTAAAGGATTAACCTTCGGTGGATCACTTGCAAGAACTGAAGCAACCGGTTACGGATTATTATACTTCACAAACGCAATGTTAAAAGCAAACGACATTGACATCGCAGGAAAAACCATCTTAGTTTCCGGTGCAGGTAACGTAGCAATCTACGCAATCGAAAAAGCACAACAATTAGGTGGTAAACCAGTAACCTGTTCTGACTCAACCGGATGGATTTATGATCCAGAAGGAATTGATGTAGAATTATTAAAAGAAGTAAAAGAAGTAAGAAGAGAAAGATTAACCGCTTATGCTGAAGCAAGACCATCCGCAGAATACCACGAAGGTAAAGGCGTATGGACTGTAAAAGCTGACATTGCTCTTCCATGTGCTACCCAAAACGAACTCGACTTAGAAGATGCTAAAAACTTAGTTGCAAACGGAGTAATCGCAGTTGCTGAAGGAGCAAACATGCCAACCACAATCGAAGCAACCGAATACTTACAAGAAAATGACGTATTATTCGCACCAGGAAAAGCATCCAACGCTGGTGGAGTAGCAACCTCCGCACTTGAAATGTCACAAAACTCAGAAAGATTGTCCTGGACATTCGAAGAAGTTGACGGAAGACTCCAAGGCATTATGGAAAACATCTTTGAAAACGCTGCAGCTGCTGCTGAAGAATATGGTTTAGGTAAAAACTATGTTGCAGGAGCAAACATTGCAGGATTCAAAAAAGTAGTTGACGCAATGAACGCACAAGGAATCGTATAGATTTCCTTGTTTCTCTTTTCTTTTTTTAAGTTAATAGTTTGTTATTTGGTTATTATACAATTTTTATTTGGATTTAGAATATTTAAATACTTTTTAGTTTACTATTCGATGTTTGGAGTATTTACGGATAGTTTATTTGTTCTTTTTTGTTTTACGATGTGGGGTGGTATCACTTGGTTCATCGTGTTTTTTTAAGGTGATGGTTTAGGGCAGTGTCTATTTGACTGTTATGGTATTGGTGTTTTTGATTTTGCCGTAACTTGTTTTGATTTTGTATTTTCCTTTTTTGAGGTTTTTGACTTTGATTTTTGCTATTCCTTTCTTGTTGGTTTTTGCCTTGTATTTTTTGCCGTTGATTTTAAATGTGATCTTTTTGTTTTTTAGTTTCTTTCCGTTTTTGTTTAAAAGCTTTGCAGTGTAGGTTAGTGTTTTTCCCTTTTTGATTTTCTTGTTTTTTGTTATTAATGTTGGTTTGACTGTGATCTTGTTGGAGACTTTAATGTTTTTATAGGTTGAGGTTATTGTGTATTTGCCTGGTTTGAGTGTGAGTTTTAGTGTTGCATAACCCTGGCTGTCGGTTTTTACTTGTACTGTGTTTTTGTTGATTTTTATGTTTATGATTTCACCTTTTACCGGTTGGTTGTTGTTGGTTAGTCTTATTTTGTAGTATTTGGTGGCTCCATAGTACTGTACTATGTTAGTGTTTCCGGTTATCTTGTAGTTGTTTTTTGCAACGTTGAATGTTCCGGTGGTGTTTGCAGAGTAGAGTATAGTGCTTTCCGGATAGGTTGCAGTATAGGTGTATGTTCCCGCTGTGAATTCACCGAGGTTTCTTGAACCTGCACCATCGCTTATGATGATTTTATAGTAATTGCCGTTGATTTCCAATGCGATTTCTCCGCTTAGTTTGTTGTTGTTGGAATCAGTTAGTGTTGCATAAGCCATGAGGTCATCTGCCTGGTTGATGTTTTGGATGTTAACTGTTAGTTGTGTGAGTGTTTTAACGGTAATGTTTCTGATTATTGTTGCATTTTGATATGTTGCCTTGATTGTATATGTTCCACTTTTTGTGTTGACCGGTAGATATACTGTTCCGTTTTCATTTGTTGTTAGTGTCTGGGTAGTGTTTTGGAATTCGATTGTGATATCTGTGTACTCGTAAGGGATCTTGTTGGTGTCTGTGAGGTTTATTCTGATGTAGCCGGTTTTTCCGGTTTCAAGTTTCTGTGTTTCCAGGCTTAATACTGGAGTTGATTCAAGGTTTATTGTTGTGTTCCATGTGCTTATGGAATATGTACGGTCTCCGTTGTAGTGGATGTATATGTAGTTGGTTCCTCTCTTGAATTTGATTGTTGTGTCAATTGTTCCATGGGTCAGGTTAAGTATTGTCTTTTCGTTGTTGATGTATATTGCAACTTCTCCTGTGCAGTTTGATGGGTTGGCTTGTATTTTTATGTGTCCTGTGAGGTTTTCGTAGTGTGTTAGTTCGACGTTTAAGTGGGATGTGATTCTTGCCACACTGAAAGTGGTTGTGGCATTTGAAGGAGCATATTTGCTGTCTCCCGGGTAATATACTGTCACGGTGTAGGTTCCCTCTTCCAGATCGGTTAGTGTGATTGGTGTTGTGGTGTTGTTGAGGAATATTGTTCTGTTTTCATTGTTGATGGATATTGTTGCTTCTCCTCTGACGTCGCCTGGTTGGATGGTGATGTTTAGTGTTTCGTTTTCACCGGCTTTGATGTCATTGCTTTCGATGTTTAGGCTGGTTTCGTATCTGCTTACTACAAACATTATGCTTGCGGTTCCTCCGGTGTAGTACTCGTCTTCCTTGAATATTACTGTCAGGTTATGTGTTCCCACTGGGAAGTTGCTAAGTTTCAGTGTTCTTGTTCCTGGTGTGTCGGCGTTTCTTTCATATTCCCGGTCGGTGGTGTAGTATAAGTTTCCGTATAGTTTTGCATCTCCGGGGGTGATTGTTATTGTCAGTTTTCCTGTTTCGCCGATTTTGATTTCCGGAGCGGATAATGTGATGTTGGTTTTTATTTTGTAAACAGTGAAGTTATAGTTTTGTTTTAATATTTTAAAGTATTCGTTATCTCCATTGTAGTCGATTCTCATTGTGTAGTTTGCAGGTTTTAATGTTTCATCGATTGTAAAGCTGCACTCACCATCGGTCAGGTTGACTGTGGTTTCCTTGTTGTTGTATGTGAATGTAACGTTTCCGGTTGGTTGTGCTGTGAGGTTTCCTGTGACTTTAACGTGGAATGTGATTTTTCCGTCATTATAGGTTATGTTGTTGTAGTTTACAGTCATTTCACTGAATTCTTTTGCTGTATCCACTATTGCACTGGTTTTGAAGTTCAGGATGTCTGCACTTATCATGTATGTTGCTTTGTTTTGGGTGTATGTGAATGGGAATGTGTATTCGTTGTTTATTATTGTTGTTATGTTTATGTATTCTCCTTGATCGTTTACTGTTGTGATTGTCATGTTTAAATCAAGTGGTATGAGTAGATTGTCCCAATCATCAAAGCTGATTATTTCCTCTCCGTTGGTTAATGCCAGTTTTATAGTGATGTTTTCTGTCTGATTGTATTTGATTGTATAATATTCTTTTTCAAAAGTTGGTAGGAAGTAGTAGTTTTCACTTTTTCCGCCATCTGTATTGAATAAGAAGCTTTTAGGAGGGGCATTTCTGATTGGATTTGGTTCAAATTTATATTCCGGGGTATTTATTTCACTAGTGTACATGATTTTTAGGTTTCCAGTATTGTATAGGTTTATTGAACCGTCACCTGCAAAAAATTCTGACCAGTCACCAATGTGGTTATGGTCAAGGACACATCCTCTGATTTCCATGTTTCCATCATTTTTTATGGTTCCGTAATATCTATGTTGCCTATCATTAGTTGAATAAACAAGGATGTTGTCTTTAAATAATGTGTTTTTTATAATTGCATTGGCATTTTCAGCATTATAAATTACACCTGAATGCACTCCAATAAGATAAACAAAATTTTCAACCCATTCGAGTATTTGGTAACTGAATGGATAGTTGTGTGTTATTTTGCTATTTTCCAGATTTAATATATTGTCATTGTATATTGCTGCTCCCACTCCATTGCATTCAGTTATTTCAGTGTTGGAGATATTTAATGTTCCATTATTGTATATTCCTCCACCATTAAGATCAATATTATTATAATTCCCCCCATAAATTTTATCCTGACCTTGACAGGCGATTATTTTTGAGTTGTTTATTATTGTCTCGCCAGTGTTATATATTCCTCCTCCGTTTGAGTTTGCTGCATTGCATTGCATTAATGTTGCATTTTCAATTGTGAGTTTGCCTGTATTGTATATTGCCCCTCCATTGCTTCCAGTGATGCTTTGGAATGTTGTGTTGATAATGTCTGTTTGATTTTTGTTGTATATTGCAGCACCATCAACTGTTTTTGTCTTACTGTTGATTCTGTAGGTGTTATAGGTGTATTGGTTGTTTAATGTTTGTTTTGTTGATGTTTTATAGATTGCTGTAGCTTCTACAGTGTTTATATTTTCGATTATGGTATTTATCATTATTAATTTTCCATCA
This DNA window, taken from Methanobrevibacter sp., encodes the following:
- the gdhA gene encoding NADP-specific glutamate dehydrogenase, with translation MSYVDEVIETIIEQNPSEPEFHQAVREVLESLRVVIEENEEEYRKNALLERLTNPERQLKFRVPWIDDNGQVQVNTGYRVQFNSAIGPYKGGLRFHPSVNVGIIKFLGFEQIFKNSLTGLPIGGGKGGSDFDPKGKSDREIMAFCQSFMTELCKYIGADTDVPAGDIGVGGREIGFLFGQYKRIRGLYEGVLTGKGLTFGGSLARTEATGYGLLYFTNAMLKANDIDIAGKTILVSGAGNVAIYAIEKAQQLGGKPVTCSDSTGWIYDPEGIDVELLKEVKEVRRERLTAYAEARPSAEYHEGKGVWTVKADIALPCATQNELDLEDAKNLVANGVIAVAEGANMPTTIEATEYLQENDVLFAPGKASNAGGVATSALEMSQNSERLSWTFEEVDGRLQGIMENIFENAAAAAEEYGLGKNYVAGANIAGFKKVVDAMNAQGIV
- a CDS encoding Ig-like domain-containing protein, with the translated sequence MNLKKYAMILLVIAILINISGINATDNNTDIIDTINEDTVGSLEKNSISESIDHDQNPHEEILTQTQDDEILSDFLPAATQITLTINDTAKLETTGNITINMHLSFTAIEHNGEFKSQNISIYENNTLIKTLNIGELNLPELGIVTGTGASSSIPYQADLTFNYTIHDNSYLTTSFYGTYSNTLQFEKIKNIEKYTLNNTNILINNQPLSTNNTLTNNITSLKKALELIKNNETLTLNNINFIQDTSEALVLNKNITIIGNNVIFTLQNKGLLFEINPNTIITFVNLTFIGNNPDIIKNNGNVKLLNCTFKENNLGLITNNGELEIINSKFQEIDQIYLDRLTSNQDGLIKNYGTLKITNTSFTNNNDFLPYNLPIESETIKAIIYNKGILTINSTEIKNLKDRIIYNDGKLIMINTIIENINTVEATAIYKTSTKQTLNNQYTYNTYRINSKTKTVDGAAIYNKNQTDIINTTFQSITGSNGGAIYNTGKLTIENATLMQCNAANSNGGGIYNTGETIINNSKIIACQGQDKIYGGNYNNIDLNGGGIYNNGTLNISNTEITECNGVGAAIYNDNILNLENSKITHNYPFSYQILEWVENFVYLIGVHSGVIYNAENANAIIKNTLFKDNILVYSTNDRQHRYYGTIKNDGNMEIRGCVLDHNHIGDWSEFFAGDGSINLYNTGNLKIMYTSEINTPEYKFEPNPIRNAPPKSFLFNTDGGKSENYYFLPTFEKEYYTIKYNQTENITIKLALTNGEEIISFDDWDNLLIPLDLNMTITTVNDQGEYINITTIINNEYTFPFTYTQNKATYMISADILNFKTSAIVDTAKEFSEMTVNYNNITYNDGKITFHVKVTGNLTAQPTGNVTFTYNNKETTVNLTDGECSFTIDETLKPANYTMRIDYNGDNEYFKILKQNYNFTVYKIKTNITLSAPEIKIGETGKLTITITPGDAKLYGNLYYTTDREYERNADTPGTRTLKLSNFPVGTHNLTVIFKEDEYYTGGTASIMFVVSRYETSLNIESNDIKAGENETLNITIQPGDVRGEATISINNENRTIFLNNTTTPITLTDLEEGTYTVTVYYPGDSKYAPSNATTTFSVARITSHLNVELTHYENLTGHIKIQANPSNCTGEVAIYINNEKTILNLTHGTIDTTIKFKRGTNYIYIHYNGDRTYSISTWNTTINLESTPVLSLETQKLETGKTGYIRINLTDTNKIPYEYTDITIEFQNTTQTLTTNENGTVYLPVNTKSGTYTIKATYQNATIIRNITVKTLTQLTVNIQNINQADDLMAYATLTDSNNNKLSGEIALEINGNYYKIIISDGAGSRNLGEFTAGTYTYTATYPESTILYSANTTGTFNVAKNNYKITGNTNIVQYYGATKYYKIRLTNNNQPVKGEIINIKINKNTVQVKTDSQGYATLKLTLKPGKYTITSTYKNIKVSNKITVKPTLITKNKKIKKGKTLTYTAKLLNKNGKKLKNKKITFKINGKKYKAKTNKKGIAKIKVKNLKKGKYKIKTSYGKIKNTNTITVK